A DNA window from Campylobacter anatolicus contains the following coding sequences:
- a CDS encoding c-type cytochrome — translation MKELKIFAIVVVLSGILYWGIEPYAHTKLHPHTTDAIYDFSVEDTNYAKKILESKKANLAIAQASKDEGKIASAKNEVDVAEKILNDYMAFWDDVKKIDLSKGDAVKGAETFMAGGCVGCHGISVANLPAPMDAETASQAYGVVPPDLSTAGKIYDERFLAAIIKNPTMALKLTHKFNDEQPYPMPTFFGAGSEDMNAEIADIVAYLKSVSADFEKQNGKISDKRLFADACQRCHDMKYDKLYTLSNKVNLATYMGSNPPDLSIVIRSKGSEYLHKFINDTQKMLPNTAMPRVGLSKVSEDQLVNYIQKVGDSKKTERESLGWYIMGYFFILGIFAWLWKRKVWSELH, via the coding sequence ATGAAAGAGTTAAAAATTTTTGCCATAGTTGTTGTTCTTTCAGGCATACTTTACTGGGGGATAGAACCATACGCTCATACAAAGCTACATCCACATACAACTGATGCGATATATGACTTTTCGGTAGAAGACACAAACTATGCTAAGAAAATTTTAGAGAGCAAAAAGGCAAACCTAGCAATAGCCCAAGCATCAAAAGATGAAGGTAAGATCGCATCTGCTAAAAATGAAGTCGATGTAGCAGAGAAAATTTTAAATGATTATATGGCTTTTTGGGATGATGTTAAAAAGATTGATTTAAGCAAAGGTGATGCAGTAAAAGGTGCTGAGACCTTTATGGCTGGTGGGTGTGTAGGCTGCCACGGTATAAGTGTGGCAAATTTACCAGCCCCTATGGATGCAGAGACGGCTTCACAAGCTTATGGTGTAGTTCCACCTGATCTTAGCACAGCAGGTAAAATTTATGATGAGAGATTTTTAGCAGCGATTATCAAAAACCCTACAATGGCTTTAAAGTTGACTCATAAATTTAACGATGAGCAACCGTATCCGATGCCAACATTTTTTGGTGCAGGTAGCGAGGATATGAATGCCGAGATAGCAGACATTGTAGCATATCTAAAGTCAGTTTCGGCTGATTTTGAGAAGCAAAATGGGAAGATAAGCGATAAGAGATTATTTGCAGATGCATGTCAGAGATGTCATGATATGAAATATGACAAGCTTTATACGCTTTCAAATAAAGTAAATCTAGCTACGTATATGGGCTCAAACCCGCCTGATCTATCTATAGTGATACGTTCAAAAGGTAGCGAGTATCTACATAAATTTATAAACGATACGCAAAAAATGCTACCAAACACAGCTATGCCACGTGTGGGATTAAGCAAAGTTAGCGAAGATCAGCTAGTTAATTATATACAAAAAGTCGGCGATAGCA
- a CDS encoding Rieske 2Fe-2S domain-containing protein: MSVKQERRDFIGLAFGAVAAVGGALSLVAVKKTWDPLPSVKAAGFTTVDLSPMKEGEMRKVEWRKKPIFILKKDAKMAPNDNRDVVVDGARYTVVIGLCTHLGCIPEYKVSKSLFVCACHGGEFNIDGVQTYGPPPRPLEIPPFKIDGTKLVLGESSPEYEKLVGKA; the protein is encoded by the coding sequence ATGTCTGTAAAACAAGAAAGACGTGATTTTATCGGTCTTGCATTTGGTGCAGTTGCCGCCGTCGGCGGTGCTTTATCGCTTGTAGCTGTTAAAAAAACGTGGGATCCGCTCCCAAGCGTCAAAGCAGCTGGCTTTACAACCGTAGATCTAAGCCCTATGAAAGAGGGTGAAATGAGAAAAGTGGAGTGGCGTAAAAAGCCTATATTTATACTAAAAAAAGATGCCAAAATGGCTCCAAATGATAATCGCGATGTAGTAGTCGATGGAGCTCGTTATACTGTTGTTATTGGGCTTTGCACACACCTTGGTTGTATCCCTGAGTATAAGGTAAGCAAGTCATTATTTGTCTGTGCCTGTCACGGTGGCGAATTTAATATAGATGGTGTGCAAACTTACGGTCCACCACCTCGTCCGCTCGAAATACCTCCGTTTAAGATCGACGGCACAAAGCTTGTGCTAGGTGAAAGTAGTCCTGAGTATGAAAAACTCGTAGGCAAAGCATAA
- a CDS encoding VOC family protein, which produces MDITAIDHIVLTAKNLKETIEFYTYILGMELIEFGENNLRKALKFGNQKINLHQLGSEVLPNAINANIGTLDICLLTSTPLDEVLSELKQKGIAPITKIVQRSGANGAISSIYIRDPDGNLIEISQYI; this is translated from the coding sequence ATGGATATCACAGCTATAGATCACATCGTGCTAACGGCTAAAAATTTGAAAGAGACGATAGAGTTTTATACGTATATTTTAGGTATGGAGTTGATAGAATTTGGTGAAAATAACTTACGAAAAGCACTTAAATTTGGTAATCAAAAGATAAATTTACACCAGCTAGGTAGCGAGGTTTTGCCAAATGCCATAAACGCAAATATCGGCACACTTGATATTTGTCTATTAACTTCTACGCCACTTGATGAAGTTTTGTCTGAGCTTAAGCAAAAGGGTATTGCACCCATAACTAAGATCGTGCAAAGAAGTGGTGCAAATGGAGCGATAAGCTCTATTTATATACGTGATCCAGATGGAAATCTAATAGAGATAAGTCAATATATTTAA
- a CDS encoding cytochrome b, whose amino-acid sequence MAQIHKSNGVIDWLDQRLAFTKLMKVLVSEYWIPKNINFLWAMGVILTTLFILLIVTGFLLLMYYKPDINLAFDSVNYIIMQEVEYGWLWRHIHAVSASVIFLVMYIHLLTGLYYGSYKKGREVIWISGMVLFICFSAEAFSGYMLPWGQMSYWAATVITQLFGGVPVIGDALVEWIRGDYAVGDSTLTRFFMLHVCLLPLVTIVVLVIHFYSLRIPHVNNLESEEIDFDIEANEYLNGDRAKAKVIPFWPGFLAKDFMYVSFFMIFFFYLVCYHFNFAMDPINFEPANALKTPPHIYPEWYFLWQYEILRGFFFDIAGFSAYNIGLLAFAFAGVAFLIIPLLDRSDVVAPAHRRPMFFIWFWILVIDLIVLSIYGKLPVGGINDWIGFYSSVLFLFLFIIALPVITLLERKRG is encoded by the coding sequence ATGGCACAAATTCATAAATCAAACGGCGTTATAGACTGGCTAGATCAGCGACTTGCTTTCACAAAACTTATGAAAGTTTTAGTTAGCGAATATTGGATCCCAAAAAATATAAATTTTCTTTGGGCGATGGGTGTTATCCTTACAACACTTTTCATATTGCTTATAGTTACTGGCTTTTTACTACTTATGTATTACAAACCAGATATAAATTTAGCATTTGATAGCGTTAATTACATTATTATGCAAGAGGTTGAATACGGTTGGCTGTGGCGACACATACACGCAGTTTCAGCGTCAGTCATATTTTTAGTTATGTATATTCACCTGCTTACCGGCTTATATTATGGTTCATATAAAAAGGGTCGTGAGGTCATCTGGATAAGCGGTATGGTGCTATTTATCTGCTTTTCAGCAGAGGCATTTAGTGGATATATGCTACCTTGGGGACAGATGAGCTACTGGGCGGCGACTGTTATCACTCAGCTATTTGGTGGTGTGCCAGTTATAGGCGATGCTTTAGTTGAGTGGATACGTGGTGATTACGCTGTTGGCGACTCTACGCTTACACGTTTTTTTATGCTTCACGTATGTCTGCTTCCGCTTGTTACGATAGTGGTTTTAGTTATACATTTTTATTCGCTTAGAATTCCACACGTCAATAACCTAGAGAGTGAAGAGATAGACTTTGATATAGAGGCAAACGAATACTTAAATGGCGATAGAGCAAAGGCGAAAGTTATACCTTTCTGGCCCGGATTTTTAGCAAAAGACTTTATGTATGTATCATTTTTTATGATATTTTTCTTCTATTTGGTATGTTATCACTTTAATTTTGCAATGGATCCGATAAATTTTGAACCAGCAAACGCACTAAAAACACCGCCACATATCTATCCTGAGTGGTATTTCTTATGGCAGTATGAAATTTTACGTGGATTTTTCTTTGATATAGCTGGATTTTCAGCCTACAATATCGGCTTACTAGCATTTGCATTTGCAGGAGTAGCATTCTTAATCATTCCATTATTAGACAGAAGTGATGTCGTAGCACCGGCTCACAGACGCCCTATGTTCTTCATCTGGTTTTGGATACTTGTCATCGATCTTATTGTGTTATCCATCTATGGAAAACTCCCAGTAGGCGGGATAAATGACTGGATAGGATTTTACTCATCAGTATTATTCCTATTTTTATTTATCATAGCATTGCCGGTGATTACTTTACTTGAAAGAAAAAGGGGATAA